In Providencia rettgeri, the following proteins share a genomic window:
- a CDS encoding helix-turn-helix transcriptional regulator: MDMNINYVFTEQDRKLLQSYTPMIECLGEFLGPYCEVVLHSFEDLHSSVIHIANGHLTGRTLGAPATNIALEKLAGFKKNHSSWEVYFNTKSIRPFRSSSTLIVNLDNQPIGMVCMNWALDMPMNAMVDLMGGGNNSKNENFSQDVNKLIMDHLEPIKNTIYLNKNIPSKNKNFEIIKELHDCGMFEFSAAHKIVSVELGISSATIYKHLRKINS, from the coding sequence ATGGATATGAATATTAATTATGTTTTTACTGAGCAAGATCGAAAATTATTGCAGTCATACACCCCTATGATTGAGTGTCTCGGTGAGTTTTTGGGGCCATATTGCGAAGTTGTTTTGCATAGTTTTGAAGATTTACACAGTTCCGTGATCCACATTGCTAATGGCCATCTAACAGGGAGAACACTTGGAGCTCCTGCAACGAATATTGCGCTAGAGAAATTAGCTGGCTTTAAAAAGAATCATTCATCTTGGGAAGTGTATTTTAATACTAAAAGTATTCGCCCATTTCGCTCGTCTTCAACCTTAATTGTGAATTTAGATAACCAGCCGATTGGTATGGTTTGTATGAATTGGGCATTAGATATGCCAATGAATGCGATGGTTGATTTGATGGGCGGGGGGAACAATTCTAAAAATGAAAACTTTTCGCAAGATGTTAATAAATTAATTATGGATCATCTTGAACCCATTAAAAATACGATCTATTTAAATAAAAACATTCCAAGTAAAAATAAAAACTTTGAAATCATTAAAGAACTCCATGACTGTGGTATGTTTGAATTTTCTGCTGCGCATAAAATTGTGTCTGTCGAATTAGGGATTAGCTCAGCGACAATATATAAGCATCTTAGAAAAATAAATTCGTAA
- a CDS encoding RidA family protein has protein sequence MIISTENAPKAIGPYSQARKVGNSVYISGCCPFHHEDGSVVGADITTQTNQVMKNLKAVVEAAGYSMDDVVKTTCFISDMNNFVTFNGVYQSYFSEGIYPARSCVEVSRLPKDVLIEVEAIVLKQ, from the coding sequence ATGATTATTTCAACTGAAAATGCCCCTAAAGCCATCGGCCCTTATTCCCAAGCCCGAAAAGTTGGCAATAGCGTTTATATCTCGGGCTGCTGCCCTTTCCATCATGAAGATGGCTCTGTCGTTGGTGCCGACATCACCACACAAACAAATCAAGTCATGAAAAACCTAAAAGCCGTTGTTGAAGCCGCGGGATATTCTATGGATGACGTGGTCAAAACCACCTGCTTCATCAGTGATATGAATAATTTCGTTACCTTTAATGGTGTCTATCAATCCTATTTCTCTGAAGGTATCTACCCCGCTCGTTCCTGTGTAGAAGTTTCTCGCCTTCCAAAAGACGTATTGATAGAAGTTGAAGCGATCGTTTTGAAGCAATAA
- a CDS encoding MFS transporter — protein MNKWIRLSFLILGAGTIFKLSSMKDVFYVPMQQDWGLTNAQIGFGFTVYTIVQTIGLFSSLYIADRFSKKILLPVGLIGVGLCGAYLSTLPPFTGYLISFAVMALFADVIYWPVLLKAVRLLGDKKEQGRLFGFLEAGRGIVDVIIASGALYVFVLFGEGKEGMQAGLMFYTIVTVVIGVITYFIVSDDDKKVADNSSEANKQVIEGIKSVIKCPNLWLASMTIFFIYASYCGLTYFIPFLKDIYALPIALVGAYGIINQYALKMVGGPIGGFLSDKVFKSPTKFLQFTCLLSAVAMSLFMMLPHENMNVYLGMAATLGFGAIIFSQRAIFFAPMEEIGTKREYAGSAMAFACILGYMPAMFAYAIYGSFLDNYPGITGYNFVFGMMIMFSLLGFVTAKILTKRIKQREINVATENE, from the coding sequence ATGAATAAGTGGATAAGACTCAGTTTTCTCATTCTTGGTGCTGGTACTATTTTTAAATTATCCAGTATGAAAGATGTTTTTTACGTTCCTATGCAGCAAGATTGGGGACTAACAAATGCCCAAATTGGCTTTGGTTTTACGGTTTACACTATTGTTCAAACCATTGGTCTATTCTCATCACTATATATTGCAGATAGATTCTCGAAAAAAATCCTTCTACCCGTAGGGTTAATTGGGGTTGGGCTTTGTGGTGCATACTTATCCACTCTTCCGCCATTTACCGGTTATCTCATATCCTTTGCCGTCATGGCATTGTTTGCAGATGTTATTTATTGGCCAGTACTACTTAAAGCCGTACGCTTACTCGGTGATAAAAAAGAACAAGGCCGCCTATTTGGTTTCCTTGAGGCTGGACGCGGTATTGTAGACGTAATTATTGCTTCCGGTGCATTGTATGTCTTTGTCCTGTTCGGTGAAGGCAAAGAAGGTATGCAAGCTGGGTTAATGTTTTACACCATTGTGACCGTGGTTATTGGGGTTATCACTTATTTCATCGTTAGCGATGATGACAAAAAAGTTGCAGACAATTCATCAGAGGCAAATAAACAAGTTATTGAAGGGATAAAAAGCGTCATTAAATGTCCTAACTTATGGCTTGCATCGATGACTATTTTCTTTATCTATGCATCATATTGTGGATTAACTTACTTCATCCCATTCTTGAAAGATATCTATGCGTTACCCATTGCATTAGTGGGTGCCTACGGGATCATCAACCAATATGCTCTAAAAATGGTAGGAGGCCCTATTGGTGGTTTCTTATCGGACAAAGTATTTAAATCACCTACTAAGTTCTTACAGTTCACCTGCTTATTATCTGCCGTCGCAATGAGTTTATTCATGATGTTACCTCATGAAAATATGAATGTTTATCTCGGTATGGCGGCAACATTAGGCTTCGGAGCTATTATTTTTAGCCAGAGAGCTATTTTCTTCGCCCCGATGGAAGAAATTGGAACTAAACGTGAGTATGCAGGTTCTGCAATGGCATTTGCTTGTATTCTTGGTTATATGCCTGCGATGTTTGCTTACGCGATTTATGGCTCTTTCCTAGATAACTACCCTGGTATAACTGGCTATAACTTTGTTTTTGGCATGATGATCATGTTTAGCTTGTTAGGTTTCGTGACCGCTAAAATTTTAACTAAACGTATAAAACAACGCGAAATCAATGTAGCAACAGAAAATGAATAG
- a CDS encoding sugar phosphate isomerase/epimerase family protein — translation MNNIEAQKIIDRIDSMPLYLHAYAFHLNMRKERILPDDLLEIAKKHHLTGAKIHVEDGETKALKTMSDAQLEAFGQKAKEYNLDLKIETSSSAANAIDEAVHIALKTRASSIRFYPRYEGHLQDVLKKVKADIQYIKETYEHTGLKFVIEQHEDLKSHELNQLVEDADFPNFSLLFDFGNMFNANELPLEAFDKMKGNITQVHMKDAVRLPEGKGFGHKASLSGEGEVPFKELVKQLICLGDEKPQVISFGLEEEVDYYAPAFRFDDEGDNPWIPYRGASETPMPTEGLDARLEKEMTDAMNQLTFVRNIAEELKQEALTILNK, via the coding sequence ATGAATAACATCGAAGCACAAAAAATTATTGATCGTATTGATTCAATGCCACTGTACCTCCACGCTTATGCCTTCCATTTAAACATGAGAAAAGAGCGTATTTTACCCGATGACTTATTAGAAATAGCGAAAAAGCATCATTTAACAGGCGCTAAGATTCATGTTGAAGATGGTGAAACTAAAGCCCTAAAAACCATGAGTGATGCACAATTAGAGGCTTTTGGACAAAAAGCAAAGGAATATAACCTCGATTTAAAAATTGAAACGAGTTCTTCTGCCGCCAATGCAATTGATGAAGCCGTACACATTGCACTAAAAACACGTGCTAGCTCTATTCGCTTTTACCCTCGCTACGAAGGTCATCTGCAAGATGTACTTAAAAAAGTCAAAGCTGATATCCAGTATATCAAAGAAACTTATGAGCACACGGGCCTGAAGTTTGTTATCGAGCAACATGAAGATCTAAAAAGCCATGAACTTAATCAATTAGTCGAAGACGCTGATTTTCCTAATTTTTCATTGCTGTTTGATTTCGGCAATATGTTCAATGCTAATGAACTACCGTTAGAAGCTTTTGATAAAATGAAAGGCAATATCACTCAGGTCCATATGAAAGATGCCGTTCGCCTTCCTGAAGGAAAAGGATTTGGTCACAAAGCGAGCCTTTCAGGTGAAGGCGAAGTACCTTTCAAAGAATTAGTCAAACAACTAATTTGCTTAGGTGATGAAAAACCACAAGTCATATCCTTTGGCTTAGAAGAAGAAGTTGACTATTACGCACCTGCTTTTCGCTTTGATGATGAAGGGGATAACCCATGGATCCCATATCGTGGCGCAAGTGAAACGCCAATGCCAACAGAAGGATTGGATGCACGGTTAGAAAAAGAGATGACCGATGCAATGAATCAACTGACTTTTGTGAGAAATATTGCTGAAGAATTAAAGCAAGAAGCTCTCACAATCCTCAATAAATAA
- a CDS encoding sigma-70 family RNA polymerase sigma factor: protein MIAENNELQTLFLKIKRQDKQAFERFYNLTNRKLYGLLINIVADREIAAELLHEGYLKIWFSADNHHVIYPWAWSCQLMRNLAIDYVRKQGRSPAFEEIDISHEVFTQTDITDETETLARCFHELTKEKQQAIKLAYIHGYSHEEIVTRLSHPLGTIKSWIRRGLKELKQCINA, encoded by the coding sequence GTGATCGCAGAAAACAATGAGCTACAAACGTTATTTTTAAAAATAAAACGTCAAGATAAACAAGCTTTTGAACGATTTTATAACCTAACTAATCGTAAGCTCTATGGATTGCTAATCAATATTGTGGCTGATCGCGAAATAGCCGCGGAATTGCTACATGAAGGCTATCTCAAGATTTGGTTTTCTGCGGATAATCACCATGTTATTTATCCATGGGCGTGGAGCTGCCAGCTGATGCGTAATTTAGCTATCGACTATGTTAGAAAACAGGGACGCAGCCCCGCCTTTGAAGAAATTGATATCTCACATGAAGTATTCACCCAAACAGATATAACTGATGAAACAGAAACATTAGCGCGTTGTTTTCATGAGCTAACTAAAGAAAAACAGCAAGCCATAAAATTAGCGTATATCCATGGTTACTCTCACGAAGAAATTGTTACGCGGTTATCCCATCCACTTGGAACAATTAAATCATGGATACGGCGGGGCTTAAAGGAGCTAAAACAATGCATCAACGCTTAA